A window of the Triplophysa rosa linkage group LG23, Trosa_1v2, whole genome shotgun sequence genome harbors these coding sequences:
- the cdv3 gene encoding protein CDV3 homolog, protein MADVAPAGAEKSLDDFFAKRDKKKKKEKGKGKEQVTGGAATAVKKMKKEKEKSTKSDNQDAQMEKEDEEWKEFEQKEVDYSGLRLQALQITDEKEEEEYEKEEVGEDGEIILVSGDKVSGPWNKSGGPPSAPPAEEVEVPEPKAPGVYRPPGARLTSTKRSPAQGPPEIFSDAQFPSLLSTARHVETRKDREIEKTFEVVKHKSRVREGEGPGSTQQLQLDNQYAILGDK, encoded by the exons ATGGCGGATGTGGCTCCGGCCGGCGCGGAAAAGAGTCTGGATGACTTCTTCGCCAAACGAgacaagaagaaaaagaaggagAAGGGCAAGGGAAAGGAGCAGGTGACCGGTGGAGCAGCGACGGCTGTAAAAAAGATGAAGAAGGAGAAGGAGAAGTCGACGAAGAGTGATAATCAGGACGCGCAGATGGAGAAG GAGGATGAGGAATGGAAGGAATTTGAGCAAAAGGAAGTGGACTACAGTGGACTCAGGCTTCAGGCTCTGCAGATAAC TGATGAGAAAGAAGAGGAAGAGTATGAGAAGGAGGAGGTTGGAGAGGATGGTGAGATCATTCTGGTCAGTGGTGATAAAGTCTCTGGACCCTGGAACAAATCAGGTGGCCCCCCTTCAGCTCCTCCTG ctgaGGAAGTTGAGGTTCCGGAGCCCAAGGCACCTGGCGTGTATCGTCCCCCAGGGGCCCGGTTAACATCTACCAAGAGAAGTCCAGCTCAAGGACCCCCAGAGATCTTCAGTGATGCTCAGTttccctctctcctctccaccgcCAGACACGTGGAGACTCGCAA GGACAGAGAGATTGAGAAGACTTTTGAGGTGGTCAAGCACAAGAGCCGAGTCAGAGAAGGAGAAGGCCCGGGATCCACGCAGCAGCTACAGTTAGATAACCAGTACGCCATCCTGGGGGACAAATAA